The following coding sequences lie in one Pseudomonas sp. B33.4 genomic window:
- a CDS encoding transglutaminase family protein: MNARYQIFHDTCYHYDSPVSLAQQLAHLWPRECAWQRCTEQQLLISPDPTARRDELDVFGNPLTRLAFERPHDELQVNAQLTVEVLARPTLDFNQSPAWELTRDALSYSSQPLAAELLEACRYRFQSPYVHLKRSFVEFSQSCFPAGRPLLLGVQDLMQKIFSEFTFDAEATQVATPLVEVLERRRGVCQDFAHLLLACVRSRGLAARYISGYLLTQPPPGQPRLIGADASHAWVSVFCPVLGWVDFDPTNNVRPALEHITLAWGRDFSDVSPLRGVILGGGNHDPEVRVTVMPLD; encoded by the coding sequence ATGAATGCTCGATACCAGATCTTCCACGACACCTGTTACCACTACGACAGCCCGGTATCCCTGGCGCAACAACTGGCGCACTTGTGGCCGCGTGAATGTGCCTGGCAGCGCTGTACCGAACAGCAATTGCTCATCAGCCCGGACCCGACAGCGCGGCGCGATGAGCTGGATGTATTCGGCAATCCGTTGACCCGACTGGCCTTTGAGCGGCCGCATGACGAATTGCAGGTCAATGCACAACTCACCGTTGAAGTGCTGGCGCGGCCGACGCTGGATTTCAATCAGTCACCCGCCTGGGAGTTGACCCGCGATGCGCTGAGCTACAGCAGTCAGCCGTTGGCCGCTGAGTTGCTCGAAGCCTGCCGTTACCGGTTCCAGTCACCCTACGTGCATTTGAAGCGCAGCTTCGTCGAGTTCTCGCAAAGCTGCTTCCCGGCGGGCCGCCCGTTGCTGTTGGGTGTGCAGGACTTGATGCAGAAGATCTTCAGCGAATTCACCTTCGATGCCGAGGCGACCCAAGTGGCGACGCCCTTGGTGGAAGTGCTGGAGCGGCGACGCGGGGTGTGTCAGGACTTCGCGCACTTGCTGTTGGCCTGCGTGCGTTCGCGAGGGCTGGCGGCGCGATATATCAGTGGTTACCTGCTGACGCAGCCGCCACCAGGACAACCACGCTTGATCGGTGCTGATGCTTCGCATGCCTGGGTTTCAGTTTTTTGTCCGGTGCTGGGCTGGGTGGATTTTGATCCGACCAACAATGTGCGGCCGGCGCTGGAACACATCACGCTGGCGTGGGGGCGGGACTTCTCGGATGTTTCGCCGCTGCGCGGGGTGATTCTTGGCGGTGGCAATCACGACCCGGAAGTCCGCGTTACCGTGATGCCCCTGGATTAA
- the azu gene encoding azurin — translation MFSKVVAVSLLALASSQLMAAECKTTVDSTDQMSFNTKEIVIDKSCKTFTVELTHSGSLPKNVMGHNLVISKEADMQPIATDGLAAGIDKNYLKDGDARVIAHTKIIGAKETDSLTFDVSKLNAAEKYGFFCSFPGHISMMKGTITVK, via the coding sequence ATGTTTTCCAAAGTTGTTGCGGTATCCCTGCTGGCGCTGGCCAGCAGCCAATTGATGGCTGCCGAGTGCAAAACCACCGTTGACTCCACCGATCAGATGTCCTTCAACACCAAGGAAATCGTGATCGACAAGAGCTGCAAGACCTTCACCGTCGAACTGACCCACTCCGGCAGCCTGCCGAAGAACGTGATGGGCCATAACCTGGTGATCAGCAAAGAAGCTGACATGCAGCCGATCGCTACCGACGGTCTGGCCGCTGGCATCGACAAGAACTACCTGAAAGACGGCGACGCTCGCGTGATCGCCCACACCAAAATCATCGGCGCCAAAGAAACCGATTCGCTGACCTTCGACGTGTCGAAGCTGAACGCCGCTGAAAAATACGGCTTCTTCTGCTCGTTCCCTGGCCACATCTCGATGATGAAAGGCACGATTACCGTTAAGTAA
- a CDS encoding TIGR00730 family Rossman fold protein, translating to MSLKSVCVFCGANAGTDPAYTEAAIALGRALAERKLTLVYGGGAVGLMGIVADAALAAGGEVIGIIPQSLMDKEIGHKSLTRLEVVDGMHARKARMAELSDAFIALPGGLGTLEELFEVWTWGQLGYHGKPLGLLEVNGFYSKLTAFLDHIVGEGFVRAPHRDMLQVSESPQTLLDALDNWKPTVTPKWVDQKPG from the coding sequence ATGTCTCTGAAATCCGTATGTGTATTTTGCGGTGCCAATGCTGGCACTGATCCGGCTTACACCGAAGCCGCCATCGCCCTTGGCCGGGCCTTGGCTGAACGCAAGTTGACCCTGGTCTACGGCGGTGGTGCTGTGGGCTTGATGGGCATTGTCGCCGACGCCGCGCTGGCCGCTGGCGGTGAAGTGATCGGCATCATTCCGCAGAGCCTGATGGACAAGGAAATCGGTCACAAAAGCCTGACGCGCCTGGAAGTGGTCGATGGCATGCACGCGCGCAAGGCGCGCATGGCTGAGCTGAGTGATGCGTTTATCGCTCTGCCCGGTGGTCTCGGTACGCTGGAAGAGCTGTTCGAAGTCTGGACCTGGGGCCAGCTCGGCTACCACGGCAAACCACTGGGCCTGCTCGAAGTGAACGGTTTCTACAGCAAACTCACTGCATTTCTTGACCATATCGTCGGCGAAGGCTTCGTTCGCGCGCCACACCGTGACATGCTGCAAGTGAGCGAATCGCCGCAAACACTGCTCGATGCCTTGGATAACTGGAAGCCGACCGTCACGCCCAAGTGGGTCGACCAAAAACCCGGCTAA
- a CDS encoding transglutaminase family protein: MSIHVALHHVTHYRYDRAVELGPQIVRLRPAAHSRTRILSYALKVSPEQHFINWQQDPQGNYLARLVFPEKTNELRIEVDLLAEMAVFNPFDFFLEPYAEKIPFSYAADERKELAPYLETLPLTPKFKAYLDAIDRTPLPAVDFLVALNQRLSEDIGYLIRMEPGVQTPEHTLEHASGSCRDSAWLLVQLLRNLGLAARFVSGYLIQLTADVKSLDGPSGTEVDFTDLHAWCEVYLPGAGWIGLDATSGLFAGEGHIPLACSPDPSSAAPISGLVEPCECEFSHEMSVERIWEAPRVTKPYTDEQWLAIQALGRQIDADLLADDVRLTMGGEPTFVSIDDPDGAEWNTAALGDDKRRLSAELFQRMRKHYAPKGLVHFGQGKWYPGEQLPRWSLNCYWRRDGVPIWHNDALIADEQQDYGANGELAGRFLGSVAERLKLPARFVFPAYEDNFYYLWREGTLPSNVSAEDSRLEEPLERARLRKVFSQGLNKVIGQVLPLARTAKGDQWQSGRWYLREEHCRLIPGDSPLGYRLPLGSQPWVKAAEYPFIHPQDPNQDFPELPHPAQLNSPGEAATTDERVPKIDESADWLTRTAFCAEAREGRLYLFMPPLERVEDYLELVAAIEATAEELHCPVLLEGYEPPSDPRLSNLRITPDPGVIEVNVQPSATWDELVERTEFLYEQARQTRLTTEKFMIDGRHTGTGGGNHFVLGGATPADSPFLRRPDLLRSLISYWHNHPSLSYLFSGLFIGPTSQAPRVDEARNDALYELEIAFAQMPEPGEECAPWLVDRLLRNLLIDVTGNTHRAEFCIDKLYSPDGATGRLGLLELRAFEMPPHARMSLAQQLLLRALVARFWREPYAPPKLARWGTELHDRFLLPHFIEQDFADVIVELNNAGYPLRAEWFAAHMEFRFPKVGDYAVNGIELELRQALEPWHVLGEEGAAGGTVRYVDSSLERLQVKLKGLPPQRYLLTCNGVAVPLHPTGRVGEFVAGVRYRAWQPANCLQPTIPVHAPLVFDLLDTWMGRSLGGCQYHVAHPGGRNYETLPVNANEAESRRMARFFRVGHTPGKLPIPNVEISDELPMTIDLRRF; the protein is encoded by the coding sequence ACTGGCAGCAGGACCCGCAGGGCAACTATCTCGCGCGGCTGGTGTTCCCCGAGAAAACCAATGAATTGCGCATCGAAGTCGATCTGCTCGCCGAAATGGCCGTGTTCAACCCCTTCGATTTTTTCCTCGAACCCTACGCCGAGAAAATCCCTTTCTCCTATGCAGCCGATGAGCGCAAGGAACTGGCGCCGTACCTCGAAACCCTGCCACTGACACCCAAATTCAAAGCCTATCTGGACGCCATCGACCGCACGCCATTGCCTGCGGTGGATTTTCTGGTGGCGCTCAATCAGCGTCTGAGCGAAGACATCGGCTATCTGATCCGCATGGAGCCGGGCGTGCAGACCCCGGAACACACCCTCGAACACGCCTCGGGTTCCTGCCGGGATTCGGCGTGGTTGCTGGTGCAACTGCTGCGTAACCTCGGCCTGGCAGCACGATTCGTCTCCGGCTACCTGATTCAACTGACCGCCGATGTGAAAAGCCTCGATGGCCCGTCCGGCACCGAAGTGGATTTCACCGACCTGCACGCCTGGTGCGAGGTGTATCTGCCGGGCGCCGGCTGGATCGGTCTGGATGCGACGTCAGGGCTGTTTGCCGGCGAAGGGCATATCCCGTTGGCGTGTAGTCCCGATCCGTCCTCGGCGGCGCCGATCAGTGGCTTGGTCGAGCCTTGCGAGTGTGAGTTCAGCCACGAAATGTCGGTGGAGCGGATCTGGGAGGCGCCGCGCGTCACCAAGCCCTATACCGATGAGCAATGGCTGGCGATTCAGGCGCTCGGTCGGCAGATCGATGCCGACCTGTTGGCGGATGATGTGCGCCTGACCATGGGCGGCGAGCCGACTTTCGTGTCCATCGATGACCCGGACGGCGCCGAGTGGAACACCGCTGCGTTGGGTGACGATAAACGTCGACTGTCCGCCGAACTGTTCCAGCGCATGCGCAAGCACTACGCGCCGAAAGGCCTCGTGCATTTTGGTCAGGGCAAGTGGTATCCCGGCGAGCAACTGCCGCGCTGGTCGCTCAATTGCTATTGGCGGCGCGATGGCGTGCCGATCTGGCACAACGACGCGCTGATCGCCGATGAGCAGCAGGATTACGGCGCCAATGGCGAACTGGCCGGGCGTTTTCTGGGCAGTGTCGCCGAACGCCTGAAACTGCCTGCACGCTTTGTCTTTCCGGCCTACGAAGACAATTTCTATTACCTCTGGCGCGAGGGCACATTGCCGAGCAATGTCAGCGCCGAAGATTCGCGTCTGGAAGAACCGCTTGAGCGCGCACGCCTGCGCAAGGTCTTCAGTCAGGGCCTGAACAAGGTGATCGGCCAGGTGCTGCCGCTGGCGCGCACGGCCAAGGGCGACCAATGGCAGAGCGGGCGCTGGTATCTGCGTGAGGAGCATTGCCGTTTGATCCCGGGGGATTCGCCGCTGGGCTATCGCCTGCCACTGGGGTCGCAGCCATGGGTGAAGGCCGCCGAGTATCCGTTTATTCATCCACAGGATCCGAATCAGGATTTCCCCGAGCTGCCACACCCCGCGCAGCTCAACAGCCCGGGCGAAGCGGCGACGACTGACGAGCGCGTGCCGAAAATCGACGAATCTGCCGATTGGCTGACCCGCACTGCGTTCTGCGCCGAGGCGCGTGAAGGGCGTTTGTACCTGTTCATGCCGCCGCTGGAGCGGGTGGAGGATTATCTGGAACTGGTGGCGGCCATCGAGGCCACCGCCGAAGAACTGCATTGCCCGGTGTTGCTCGAAGGCTACGAGCCGCCGAGCGATCCACGCCTGAGCAACTTGCGCATCACTCCGGATCCGGGGGTGATCGAGGTCAACGTGCAGCCATCGGCGACATGGGACGAACTGGTCGAGCGCACCGAGTTTCTTTATGAACAGGCGCGCCAGACGCGGCTGACCACCGAGAAATTCATGATCGATGGTCGGCACACTGGCACCGGCGGCGGGAACCATTTTGTTCTCGGTGGCGCGACGCCGGCGGACTCCCCGTTTCTGCGTCGCCCCGATCTGCTGCGCAGCCTGATCAGTTACTGGCACAACCATCCGTCGTTGTCCTATCTGTTTTCCGGACTTTTTATCGGCCCGACGTCTCAGGCGCCGCGTGTCGACGAGGCGCGCAATGACGCGCTGTACGAACTGGAAATCGCTTTTGCGCAGATGCCCGAACCGGGCGAGGAGTGCGCGCCATGGCTGGTCGATCGACTGCTGCGCAACCTGCTGATCGACGTCACCGGCAACACGCACCGCGCCGAATTCTGCATCGACAAACTCTATTCGCCGGACGGCGCCACCGGGCGTCTTGGCTTGCTGGAACTGCGCGCCTTTGAAATGCCACCCCACGCGCGCATGAGCCTGGCTCAGCAGTTGTTGCTGCGGGCGCTGGTCGCACGGTTCTGGCGCGAACCTTATGCGCCACCGAAACTGGCGCGCTGGGGCACCGAACTGCACGATCGTTTCCTGCTGCCGCACTTTATCGAGCAGGATTTCGCTGACGTCATCGTCGAACTCAACAACGCCGGTTACCCGCTGCGCGCGGAATGGTTTGCCGCGCATATGGAGTTTCGTTTTCCCAAGGTTGGCGATTACGCCGTCAATGGCATCGAACTGGAGCTGCGTCAGGCGCTGGAACCGTGGCATGTTCTGGGCGAGGAGGGTGCGGCAGGCGGCACAGTGCGTTACGTCGATTCATCGCTGGAGCGCTTGCAGGTCAAACTCAAAGGGCTGCCGCCGCAGCGCTATCTGCTGACCTGCAATGGTGTCGCGGTACCGTTGCACCCTACCGGGCGGGTGGGCGAGTTCGTTGCCGGTGTGCGTTATCGCGCGTGGCAACCGGCCAACTGCCTGCAACCGACCATACCCGTGCACGCACCGCTGGTGTTCGACTTGCTCGACACCTGGATGGGCCGCTCGCTGGGCGGTTGTCAGTACCATGTCGCGCATCCGGGCGGGCGCAATTACGAGACGTTGCCGGTCAACGCCAACGAAGCGGAGAGCAGGCGGATGGCGCGGTTCTTCCGCGTCGGACACACGCCGGGGAAACTTCCGATACCGAACGTAGAAATCAGTGACGAGCTACCGATGACAATCGATTTGCGACGTTTCTAA
- the nadE gene encoding ammonia-dependent NAD(+) synthetase yields the protein MQAVQREIAQQLKVQPPFADYKALQAEVARRITFIQDCLVNSGLKTLVLGISGGVDSLTAGLLAQRAMRELRDKTGDNSYTFIAVRLPYETQFDEHDAQASVDFIAPDERHTVNIGPAVKSLASEVAAFEGKHAVSVDFVLGNTKARMRMVAQYTIAGAAHGLVIGTDHAAEAVMGFFTKFGDGACDLAPLSGLVKNQVRAIARSFGAPESLVEKIPTADLEDLSPGKPDEASHGVTYAEIDAFLHGEPVRQEAFDIIVATYNKTHHKRVMPFAP from the coding sequence ATGCAAGCCGTACAGCGTGAGATTGCGCAGCAGCTCAAGGTGCAACCGCCGTTCGCCGACTACAAGGCTCTGCAGGCCGAAGTCGCCCGGCGCATTACCTTTATTCAGGATTGCCTGGTCAATTCGGGGCTCAAGACACTGGTGCTGGGCATCAGCGGCGGCGTCGACTCGCTGACCGCAGGTCTCTTGGCCCAGCGCGCGATGCGTGAGCTGCGCGACAAGACCGGCGACAACAGCTACACATTCATCGCCGTGCGCCTGCCTTACGAAACCCAGTTCGACGAGCACGACGCCCAGGCTTCGGTGGATTTCATTGCCCCGGACGAACGCCACACGGTCAACATCGGCCCGGCGGTGAAATCGCTGGCCAGTGAAGTGGCGGCGTTTGAAGGCAAGCACGCGGTGTCGGTGGACTTTGTGCTCGGCAATACCAAGGCACGCATGCGCATGGTCGCCCAGTACACCATCGCCGGCGCGGCGCATGGTCTGGTGATCGGCACCGATCATGCGGCGGAAGCGGTGATGGGTTTCTTCACCAAGTTCGGTGACGGCGCCTGCGATCTGGCACCGCTCAGCGGTCTGGTGAAAAACCAGGTTCGGGCGATTGCGCGCAGCTTTGGTGCGCCGGAGTCGCTGGTCGAGAAAATCCCGACGGCGGATCTGGAAGACCTGTCGCCAGGGAAACCAGACGAAGCGTCCCACGGCGTGACCTATGCCGAGATCGATGCGTTCCTGCACGGCGAACCGGTGCGTCAGGAAGCGTTCGACATCATCGTTGCGACCTACAACAAAACTCATCACAAGCGTGTGATGCCGTTTGCGCCGTAA
- a CDS encoding circularly permuted type 2 ATP-grasp protein, with protein sequence MPDLLDRYPLTAGTYHELLDGSGAVRPHWQRLFDQLQRSTPAQLVQRQALLARQIQENGVTYNVYADPKGADRPWELDLLPHVIAADEWRQLSAGIAQRARLLNAVLADLYGPQRLISEGLLPAELVFGHNNFLWPCQGIVPPENAFLHLYAVDLARTPDGRWWVTADRTQAPSGAGYALENRTIVSRAFPELYRDLKVQHLAGFFRTLQETLARQAPCDDDAPLVVLLTPGRFNESYFEHLYLARQLGYPLVEGGDLTVRDATVYLKTLSGLRRVHAIMRRLDDDFCDPLELRTDSALGVPGLLEAVRQGRVLVANALGSGVLESPGLLGFLPKINQFLFGEDLLLPSIATWWCGEAPVLAQALEKLPELLIKPAFPSQSFTPVFGRDLSEKQRQALAERMQARPYAYVAQELAQLSHAPIWQAENGQLQPRAIGMRMYAVASGEDYRVLPGGLTRVAADADAEVVSMQRGGASKDTWVLGDRPPSGEQWKTQRNVGVHDLVRRDPYLPSRVVENLFWFGRYCERCDDSARLLRIVLARYVDGDDPQALQAAVDLGERLTLLPDEGELPERLLAALLGEDWSFSLRSNLQRLQWAASQVRGKLSRENWQALVELQREAMELDTEEPDFGELLDFLNRLVMSLAALSGFALDDMTRDEGWRFLMIGRRIERLQFLSSSLAAFLRGAGAFDQAGLEWLLELGNSSITYRSRYLAVAQLIPVLDLLLLDEQNPHAVLFQLKLVTRTLKRLNDDFGVPREAWLPQLVERLARFDLGCLENPLFGETSVRAALNGLADLLQDIADASGQVSDRLALRHFAHVDDVSQRTVSV encoded by the coding sequence ATGCCTGACCTGCTAGACCGCTACCCGCTTACGGCGGGCACTTATCACGAACTGCTCGACGGCAGTGGCGCGGTGCGCCCGCATTGGCAGCGGCTGTTCGATCAGTTGCAGCGCAGCACGCCGGCACAACTGGTGCAGCGGCAAGCCTTGCTGGCGCGGCAGATTCAGGAAAACGGCGTTACTTATAACGTTTATGCCGACCCGAAAGGCGCGGATCGCCCGTGGGAGCTGGATCTGCTGCCGCATGTGATTGCGGCGGATGAATGGCGGCAATTGTCGGCAGGCATCGCTCAGCGCGCGCGACTGCTCAACGCCGTGCTGGCGGATTTGTACGGGCCGCAGCGCTTGATCAGCGAAGGCCTGTTGCCGGCTGAACTGGTCTTCGGGCACAACAATTTTCTCTGGCCCTGTCAGGGCATCGTTCCCCCGGAAAACGCCTTCCTGCATCTGTACGCGGTGGATCTGGCGCGCACGCCGGATGGGCGTTGGTGGGTGACCGCCGATCGCACACAAGCGCCTTCGGGCGCCGGGTATGCCCTGGAAAACCGCACCATTGTGTCGCGCGCCTTTCCCGAGTTGTACCGGGATCTGAAGGTGCAGCATCTGGCCGGGTTTTTCCGCACGTTGCAGGAAACCCTCGCGCGACAGGCACCGTGTGACGATGACGCACCGCTGGTGGTGCTGCTCACGCCGGGGCGTTTCAACGAAAGCTATTTCGAGCATTTGTATCTGGCTCGCCAGCTCGGTTACCCGTTGGTCGAGGGCGGAGACCTGACGGTGCGCGACGCCACGGTCTATCTGAAAACCCTCAGTGGCCTGCGTCGGGTACACGCGATCATGCGCCGTCTCGACGACGACTTCTGTGATCCTCTGGAGCTGCGCACAGACTCTGCGCTCGGCGTGCCCGGGCTGCTCGAAGCGGTGCGTCAGGGCCGCGTACTGGTCGCCAACGCGCTGGGCAGTGGCGTGCTGGAGTCACCGGGACTGCTCGGGTTTCTGCCGAAGATCAATCAATTCCTGTTCGGCGAAGACCTGCTTCTGCCGTCGATCGCGACGTGGTGGTGCGGCGAGGCGCCGGTATTGGCGCAAGCCCTGGAAAAACTTCCCGAGCTGCTGATCAAGCCAGCCTTCCCCTCACAAAGCTTCACACCTGTGTTTGGCCGTGATCTGAGTGAAAAGCAGCGTCAGGCGCTTGCCGAGCGCATGCAGGCGCGCCCTTACGCCTACGTCGCGCAAGAATTGGCGCAGCTGTCGCATGCGCCCATCTGGCAGGCCGAAAACGGTCAACTGCAACCGCGTGCGATCGGCATGCGCATGTACGCGGTGGCCAGTGGCGAGGATTATCGCGTGCTGCCCGGTGGCCTGACCCGGGTGGCCGCCGATGCCGATGCCGAAGTGGTGTCGATGCAGCGCGGCGGGGCGAGCAAAGACACTTGGGTATTGGGCGATCGTCCGCCCAGCGGCGAACAGTGGAAGACTCAACGCAACGTCGGCGTCCACGATCTGGTACGGCGCGACCCGTACCTGCCCTCACGGGTAGTGGAAAACCTGTTCTGGTTCGGCCGTTACTGCGAACGCTGTGATGACAGTGCACGGCTGCTGCGGATCGTGCTCGCGCGGTATGTCGATGGCGATGACCCGCAAGCGCTACAGGCGGCGGTCGATCTCGGTGAGCGACTGACGCTGTTACCGGACGAAGGCGAATTGCCGGAGCGCTTGCTCGCAGCACTGCTCGGCGAGGACTGGTCGTTCAGTCTGCGATCCAACCTGCAACGCTTGCAGTGGGCGGCCTCGCAGGTACGCGGCAAGCTCTCGCGGGAGAACTGGCAGGCGCTGGTGGAGTTGCAGCGTGAAGCAATGGAGCTGGACACGGAGGAACCCGACTTCGGCGAACTGCTGGATTTCCTCAACCGCTTGGTGATGTCGCTGGCGGCGCTGTCAGGTTTTGCCCTCGACGACATGACCCGGGACGAGGGCTGGCGCTTTCTGATGATCGGCCGACGCATCGAGCGGCTGCAGTTTCTCAGCAGCAGCCTTGCGGCTTTTCTGCGTGGCGCCGGAGCGTTCGATCAGGCGGGTCTGGAGTGGCTGCTGGAGCTGGGCAACAGCAGCATCACCTATCGCTCACGTTATCTGGCGGTGGCGCAGCTGATTCCGGTGCTCGACCTGTTGTTGCTTGATGAGCAAAACCCGCACGCGGTGTTGTTTCAATTGAAACTGGTGACCCGCACGTTGAAGCGTTTGAACGATGATTTCGGTGTGCCACGGGAAGCGTGGCTGCCACAACTGGTCGAGCGTCTGGCGCGATTCGATCTGGGCTGTCTGGAGAATCCGTTGTTCGGTGAGACCAGCGTACGAGCGGCGCTCAATGGTCTGGCGGATCTCCTGCAGGACATTGCCGACGCCAGTGGTCAGGTCTCGGATCGTCTGGCCCTGCGCCATTTCGCCCATGTCGATGACGTCAGCCAACGCACGGTGTCCGTCTGA
- a CDS encoding LysR family transcriptional regulator: MLNKRHLPSITALQCFEAVTRHLSFTRAAEELNLTQSAVSKQVAQLEELLQHLLFRRVRRRLQMTPAGDLYLVEVRKILSQVEMSTHYLRSYGGETEVLRVSTPSTFGARWLVPRLKGWRLRHPSIHLDLCNEQEADDLLQGRSDLAFYFGQGSRPGTECLKLFGEELVPVCAPGSLPDTPFTDPTQLTDLVLLQNASRPQAWHDWFDSQGYQTEHSYHGPRFETFYMCIRAAQVGCGVALLPRFLVEEELADGKLVIPFEHAMPSTDAYYLAYPEHAAEVPKVRDFVKWMLEQIDSPEI, from the coding sequence ATGCTGAACAAACGCCACTTGCCCTCGATCACCGCGTTGCAGTGCTTCGAGGCCGTGACCCGGCACCTGAGTTTCACTCGCGCCGCTGAGGAGCTGAACCTGACCCAGAGTGCGGTGAGCAAACAGGTCGCGCAGCTTGAAGAGTTGTTGCAACACTTGTTGTTCCGCCGGGTGCGGCGGCGCTTGCAGATGACCCCGGCCGGGGATTTGTACCTGGTTGAAGTACGAAAAATCCTCTCGCAAGTGGAGATGTCGACGCATTACCTGCGTTCCTACGGCGGCGAAACCGAAGTCCTGCGTGTTTCTACACCCTCGACCTTCGGCGCCCGCTGGCTGGTGCCGCGCCTGAAAGGCTGGCGCTTGCGCCATCCGTCGATCCATCTGGATTTGTGCAACGAACAGGAGGCGGATGATCTGCTGCAAGGGCGCAGTGATCTGGCGTTCTACTTCGGTCAGGGCTCACGGCCCGGCACTGAATGCCTGAAGTTGTTCGGCGAAGAGCTGGTGCCGGTCTGCGCCCCGGGCAGCCTGCCGGACACGCCGTTCACTGATCCGACGCAACTCACCGATCTGGTGCTGCTGCAAAATGCCTCGCGCCCGCAGGCCTGGCACGACTGGTTCGACAGCCAGGGTTACCAGACCGAGCACAGCTACCACGGGCCGCGCTTCGAAACCTTTTATATGTGCATCCGTGCCGCGCAGGTCGGCTGTGGCGTGGCGTTGTTGCCGCGATTTCTGGTGGAAGAGGAATTGGCCGACGGCAAACTGGTCATTCCCTTTGAGCATGCCATGCCCAGCACTGATGCCTATTACCTGGCGTACCCGGAGCATGCGGCGGAAGTGCCGAAGGTGCGTGATTTTGTGAAGTGGATGCTCGAACAGATCGACAGCCCGGAAATTTGA
- the pncB gene encoding nicotinate phosphoribosyltransferase — protein MSESVFADRIVQNLLDTDFYKLTMMQAVLHNYPNVEVEWEFRCRNSEDLRPYLAEIRYQIERLAELSLSADQLSFLERISFLKPDFLRFLGLFRFNLRYVHTGIENGELFIRLRGPWLHVILYEVPLLAIVSEVRNRYRYRETVLEQAREQLYRKFDWLTANASADELSQLQVADFGTRRRFSYGVQAEVVNVLKHDFPGRFVGTSNVHLSRELDMKPLGTMAHEWIMAHQQLGPRLIDSQIAALDCWVREYRGLLGIALTDCITTDAFLGDFDLFFAKLFDGLRHDSGDPVVWGEKCIAHYHRLGIDPMSKTLVFSDSLTLPKSLEIFRALHGRINVSFGIGTNLTCDIPGVEPMSIVLKMTACNGQPVAKISDEPGKSHCKDPNFVAYLRHVFQVPADSSLSSKE, from the coding sequence ATGAGCGAGAGTGTGTTTGCCGATCGCATCGTGCAGAACCTGCTCGACACCGACTTCTACAAACTGACAATGATGCAGGCGGTGCTGCACAACTACCCCAACGTTGAAGTCGAATGGGAGTTTCGTTGCCGTAACAGCGAGGATCTGCGCCCGTATCTGGCCGAGATCCGCTACCAGATCGAGCGTCTGGCCGAGTTGAGCCTGAGCGCCGACCAACTGAGTTTCCTTGAGCGGATCAGTTTCCTCAAACCAGACTTCCTGCGTTTCCTCGGATTGTTCCGCTTCAACCTGCGCTATGTGCATACCGGTATCGAAAACGGCGAGTTGTTCATCCGCCTGCGTGGACCATGGCTGCACGTAATCCTCTACGAAGTGCCGTTGCTGGCGATCGTCAGCGAAGTACGCAACCGCTATCGCTATCGTGAAACAGTGCTTGAACAGGCCCGCGAGCAGCTCTATCGCAAATTCGACTGGCTGACCGCCAACGCTTCGGCCGATGAGTTATCGCAACTGCAAGTCGCCGATTTCGGCACCCGTCGACGCTTTTCGTATGGCGTGCAGGCTGAAGTGGTGAATGTACTCAAGCACGATTTCCCCGGACGTTTTGTCGGTACCAGCAACGTGCACCTGTCCCGCGAACTGGACATGAAACCGCTGGGTACCATGGCCCACGAATGGATCATGGCCCATCAACAACTCGGTCCACGGCTGATCGACAGCCAGATCGCCGCACTCGATTGCTGGGTCCGTGAATATCGCGGTTTACTGGGGATCGCGCTCACCGATTGCATCACCACCGATGCCTTCCTCGGCGATTTTGATCTGTTCTTCGCCAAGCTGTTCGATGGCCTGCGCCATGACTCCGGCGATCCTGTGGTGTGGGGCGAAAAATGCATCGCGCACTATCACAGGCTTGGCATCGACCCGATGAGCAAGACCCTGGTGTTCTCCGACAGCCTGACCCTGCCCAAGTCGCTGGAGATCTTCCGCGCGCTGCACGGTCGGATCAACGTCAGCTTCGGCATCGGCACCAACCTCACCTGTGACATTCCGGGTGTCGAACCGATGAGCATCGTGCTTAAAATGACTGCCTGCAACGGCCAACCGGTGGCGAAGATCTCCGACGAGCCAGGCAAGTCCCACTGCAAAGACCCGAATTTCGTCGCCTATTTGCGACACGTGTTCCAGGTTCCTGCCGATTCCAGTCTATCTAGCAAGGAGTGA